A DNA window from Methanobacteriaceae archaeon contains the following coding sequences:
- a CDS encoding 2'-5' RNA ligase family protein: MSLLALAYPKISKNDYHWIQEFREENDELNHGVMEPHFTLVFPVFNQRPETFIEEIKSRAADHKKIDFALRCAVMDKDAFTPYWHVYLVPDEGYSHIIKLHDNLYSGKLADELRLELPFIPHIEIANSVEKWTCKELVDQINNSNMEIKGTLDEIDVVEYHEERVETLEKIKLP, from the coding sequence ATGTCACTATTAGCCCTTGCATATCCAAAAATAAGCAAAAATGATTACCATTGGATTCAGGAATTTAGGGAAGAAAATGATGAACTAAACCATGGAGTAATGGAACCCCACTTTACCCTGGTATTTCCAGTTTTCAATCAGAGACCAGAAACTTTCATAGAAGAAATTAAAAGCCGCGCTGCGGATCATAAAAAAATAGATTTCGCTTTACGATGCGCGGTCATGGATAAAGATGCATTCACCCCTTACTGGCATGTTTACCTGGTCCCTGATGAAGGATACAGTCATATAATTAAACTCCATGATAACCTCTATTCAGGTAAACTAGCTGATGAATTACGTCTGGAACTACCTTTCATCCCACATATTGAAATTGCCAATTCAGTGGAGAAATGGACCTGCAAGGAATTGGTGGACCAGATAAATAATTCCAATATGGAAATTAAGGGAACCCTAGATGAAATTGATGTGGTAGAATACCATGAAGAGAGAGTAGAAACTCTGGAGAAAATAAAATTACCCTAA
- a CDS encoding DEAD/DEAH box helicase, translated as MIILRRKKKIVELFPIGSSKGALNHRRKPFFYAYIKFRRVEGQVKISKFIVKKDKELVLPPSEAVKILRKQNVFLVGSDHETEEFLDSLNIKYKHTLICRHCTFEGFITLIQKEKSYMFHGDYLCRLCAENEIKRELKSRSYDMSTFPRFRKMLDETGNLAKVLSIFDPRFDPLKNQELTLFDKITTRRQDNLPEIFIDELKIPEDLKKSLKSQGTHLLPVQVLALQAGVLEGESLLVVSATASGKTLIGELAGIPKALEGGKFLFLTPLVALANQKYRDFKKRYQKMGLNVSLRVGMSRIKAKEELNLPEDDIGMSDIVVGTYEGIDFLLRAGRSSQLGNLKVVVVDEIHMMGDEDRGPRLRGLIRRLKTIFPDLQVIGLSATVKNPEEIASEFDMKLVEYPLRPVPLERHLIFVGTEEEKNHLMTQLSRMEYQNRSKKGYHGQSIIFTNSRRKTHIIADFLIRRGIKAAAYHAGLSYAKKNRIEKDFGKQKLAAVVTTAALAAGVDFPASQVLFESLTMGNQTLTPNEFSQMLGRAGRPTYHDQGKVYLLPEVGRSYGDETEETQAMKLLASDVEKVNVTYSEDSQVEQFLADVCAGCVERFPQIITNYRDKELPLEFEDAFNIMIDYGLVKEKQGNIKPTAYGRAVSISFLAYPCAEYIRQNLGRMKPLDIALKLEPFENAYLSNRITTQIGRILKINMSTRLFADSTLDILSSSSAISKLEPNLRERLIKLQMDFYTCKCKERPFCGCFQRELSRKMVQQRLKHRDPVDISKKLMRDYEIHAYAGDIFSWLDSLIRMLEAVRRIANAYSNKKVVHECNRLVREIEN; from the coding sequence ATGATCATCCTAAGACGTAAGAAGAAGATAGTGGAGTTATTCCCTATTGGAAGTTCTAAAGGGGCTTTGAATCACAGAAGAAAACCTTTTTTTTATGCTTATATTAAGTTTCGTCGGGTTGAAGGGCAGGTGAAAATAAGCAAATTCATAGTGAAAAAGGATAAGGAACTTGTTCTGCCTCCCAGTGAAGCAGTAAAGATCTTGAGAAAACAGAATGTATTCCTGGTGGGCAGTGACCATGAAACAGAAGAATTCCTGGATTCTTTAAATATAAAATATAAACACACCCTTATCTGCAGGCACTGTACATTTGAAGGGTTCATTACACTCATACAGAAAGAGAAATCATACATGTTTCATGGGGATTATCTCTGTCGTCTGTGTGCGGAAAACGAGATAAAACGAGAATTAAAGTCCAGATCATATGACATGAGCACTTTCCCCAGATTCAGGAAAATGCTGGATGAGACCGGAAACCTGGCCAAAGTATTGAGTATTTTTGATCCACGATTTGATCCATTAAAAAATCAAGAACTCACCCTTTTCGATAAAATAACCACCCGAAGACAGGATAATCTGCCTGAAATCTTTATTGATGAACTTAAAATTCCTGAAGACTTAAAAAAGTCTTTAAAATCTCAGGGAACTCATTTATTGCCTGTGCAGGTTTTAGCTCTTCAGGCTGGAGTTCTAGAGGGCGAGAGTCTCCTGGTGGTATCTGCCACTGCCAGTGGAAAAACACTGATTGGAGAACTGGCTGGCATTCCCAAAGCTCTTGAAGGTGGGAAGTTCCTATTTCTAACACCCCTGGTAGCGCTTGCCAATCAGAAGTACAGGGATTTCAAGAAAAGATACCAAAAAATGGGTTTAAATGTTTCTTTAAGAGTGGGAATGAGCAGGATAAAGGCCAAAGAAGAGCTTAATCTTCCTGAAGATGATATTGGAATGTCAGATATTGTGGTGGGAACTTATGAAGGTATTGATTTTCTCCTGCGGGCGGGTAGGTCATCCCAACTGGGAAATCTTAAGGTCGTGGTAGTGGATGAGATCCACATGATGGGAGATGAGGATAGAGGTCCCCGCCTGAGAGGCCTTATTCGTCGTTTGAAGACCATATTTCCAGACTTACAGGTGATAGGACTTTCAGCTACTGTTAAAAATCCTGAAGAAATTGCCAGTGAATTTGACATGAAACTGGTTGAATACCCCCTTCGTCCAGTGCCACTGGAAAGACACCTGATATTTGTAGGCACAGAAGAGGAAAAAAATCACTTAATGACTCAATTATCACGCATGGAATATCAGAACCGGTCAAAAAAAGGATATCATGGTCAAAGTATAATTTTCACTAATTCAAGACGAAAAACCCACATCATAGCTGATTTCCTGATTCGAAGAGGGATTAAAGCAGCAGCTTATCATGCAGGATTATCATATGCTAAGAAAAACCGGATCGAAAAAGATTTCGGGAAACAAAAATTAGCTGCAGTTGTCACCACCGCTGCCCTGGCTGCAGGAGTAGATTTTCCAGCATCACAAGTGTTATTTGAGAGTTTAACCATGGGTAACCAAACATTAACTCCTAATGAGTTCTCCCAGATGCTGGGCCGAGCAGGGAGGCCTACTTATCATGATCAGGGAAAAGTATATCTACTGCCTGAAGTAGGGCGAAGCTATGGAGATGAGACTGAGGAAACTCAGGCCATGAAACTCCTGGCCAGTGATGTGGAAAAGGTCAATGTTACCTATTCTGAGGATAGTCAGGTGGAGCAATTCCTAGCAGATGTGTGTGCTGGTTGTGTAGAAAGGTTCCCCCAAATAATTACTAATTATAGGGATAAGGAATTACCCCTTGAATTTGAAGATGCCTTCAACATCATGATAGATTACGGGTTGGTGAAGGAAAAACAAGGAAATATCAAACCAACTGCATATGGTAGGGCGGTTTCCATCTCATTTCTAGCTTACCCCTGTGCTGAGTACATTCGCCAGAACTTGGGCCGCATGAAGCCTCTGGATATTGCACTAAAATTGGAACCCTTTGAAAATGCCTATCTTTCTAATAGAATAACCACTCAAATTGGCCGCATACTTAAGATAAACATGTCCACCCGTTTATTCGCTGACAGCACACTGGATATTCTCTCATCCAGTTCGGCTATTTCCAAACTGGAACCCAATCTCCGAGAACGTCTCATAAAACTTCAAATGGACTTCTACACCTGCAAGTGCAAGGAAAGACCATTCTGTGGATGTTTTCAAAGAGAACTTTCCCGTAAAATGGTCCAACAAAGACTTAAACATCGTGACCCTGTTGATATCAGCAAAAAATTAATGAGAGACTATGAAATCCATGCCTATGCAGGGGACATTTTCTCCTGGCTGGACTCCCTGATCAGGATGCTGGAGGCAGTGCGCAGAATAGCAAATGCATACAGTAATAAAAAAGTAGTTCATGAGTGTAATCGGCTTGTAAGGGAAATTGAGAATTAA
- a CDS encoding AAA family ATPase gives MCPWERVAVVGVPGVGKTSLCRAASRNSHYKHVNYGELMLETAQRDGLATSLPEMFHLSISIQHEIWKNAALQIKDKKNILLDLHGVDQSPEGFLISLPFEILPPDIIIIIEASIDDILRRRNFDLVKERLMEKEQTLKNHMQILRYTMSSISSILGCNLVILNNQDFKTCQKELELIIKGN, from the coding sequence ATGTGTCCCTGGGAGCGGGTTGCTGTTGTTGGTGTCCCTGGAGTAGGTAAAACCTCACTATGCAGGGCTGCATCCCGCAATTCACATTATAAACATGTGAATTATGGAGAGTTAATGCTTGAAACCGCACAAAGAGATGGTTTGGCCACCAGTCTCCCTGAAATGTTCCATTTAAGCATCTCCATTCAGCATGAGATCTGGAAAAACGCTGCATTGCAGATAAAAGATAAAAAGAACATTCTTTTAGACCTTCACGGGGTTGATCAATCCCCAGAAGGGTTTTTAATTTCATTACCTTTTGAAATTCTACCCCCAGATATAATTATTATCATCGAAGCGTCCATTGATGATATTTTAAGAAGAAGGAATTTTGACTTGGTAAAAGAAAGATTAATGGAAAAAGAGCAAACCCTTAAAAATCACATGCAAATTCTGCGTTACACCATGAGCAGCATTTCCTCGATTTTAGGATGTAATCTGGTAATTTTGAATAACCAAGATTTTAAAACCTGCCAGAAAGAATTGGAATTAATAATAAAGGGGAATTAA
- a CDS encoding metal-sulfur cluster assembly factor, translating to MSEELVAKVREALTQVADPHMGISIVEMGLVADIQVNENDKTAKIVIKPTNPGCMSAANMAMQARVAAEKVEGIDKAEIQIEGHMMADAISEMVNK from the coding sequence ATGAGTGAAGAATTAGTTGCTAAGGTTAGAGAAGCTCTTACCCAAGTGGCAGATCCCCACATGGGTATTAGCATTGTGGAAATGGGACTTGTTGCTGATATTCAGGTTAATGAGAATGATAAAACCGCTAAAATTGTGATTAAACCCACCAATCCAGGTTGCATGAGTGCGGCTAACATGGCTATGCAGGCTCGTGTAGCTGCCGAAAAAGTTGAAGGTATTGACAAGGCTGAAATCCAGATTGAAGGACATATGATGGCTGATGCTATCAGTGAAATGGTTAACAAATAA
- a CDS encoding DUF5591 domain-containing protein, translated as MKVLCTTETSLNRPEARRWRDRMKLLEPLGDVVVVLPCSMRKPYSSSKSHRVFTQATKGFQEAILTSPFGVCPREMEKTYPIQSYDVSTVGDWSKEEINLTGECLREYVGDKDVIAHVAHGYLTVCQEYLPHATFTCQDGRTLSAESMQNLRQQVKKYEKLKSHPRQLHMLRSIARYQFNTREADKLVPSDYKLRGRFDRRLMQNDEQIAVLHHENGLYSLNIKGGEIINEIGVNWVEIDFNLKTNTLFVPGVVDAYDGILPRDEVVIVRKGEVLGVGKAIMAGGEMKKGEKGVAVRIRHRVK; from the coding sequence ATTAAAGTCCTTTGCACCACTGAAACTTCACTTAATCGTCCTGAAGCCCGTCGCTGGAGGGATAGGATGAAACTATTAGAACCATTAGGGGATGTGGTGGTGGTTTTACCCTGCAGTATGCGTAAGCCTTATTCATCAAGTAAATCACACCGTGTCTTTACCCAAGCCACCAAAGGTTTCCAGGAGGCGATTTTAACATCACCCTTTGGTGTTTGCCCTAGAGAAATGGAAAAAACATACCCCATACAATCTTACGATGTTTCAACTGTTGGTGACTGGTCAAAGGAAGAAATAAACCTCACTGGAGAATGTTTAAGAGAATATGTTGGGGACAAAGATGTGATAGCCCATGTAGCTCATGGTTATCTTACAGTCTGCCAGGAATATCTACCCCACGCCACGTTCACCTGCCAAGATGGTAGAACCTTATCTGCAGAATCAATGCAAAATCTCAGACAGCAGGTTAAAAAATATGAAAAGCTTAAAAGTCATCCCCGGCAACTCCATATGCTCAGGTCTATCGCGCGTTACCAGTTTAACACCCGTGAAGCAGATAAACTAGTTCCTTCAGATTATAAGTTGCGCGGAAGGTTTGATCGGCGTCTAATGCAGAATGATGAACAAATAGCAGTTTTGCACCATGAAAACGGCCTTTACAGTTTGAATATTAAAGGTGGTGAGATAATAAATGAAATTGGTGTAAACTGGGTGGAAATTGATTTTAATCTTAAGACTAATACCCTTTTCGTGCCAGGAGTGGTTGATGCCTATGATGGAATACTTCCCAGGGATGAGGTAGTTATAGTGAGGAAGGGAGAAGTACTGGGAGTTGGAAAAGCTATTATGGCTGGTGGGGAAATGAAAAAAGGAGAAAAGGGTGTGGCTGTGAGAATTAGACATCGTGTTAAGTAG
- a CDS encoding DUF2769 domain-containing protein yields MKTYLYKVNDIKNTPENRDKCHCTYCPSYPQNSDDEVLYCSTGSSKCEISVGGCICNTCPLYYEYDLKDIYYCDVNAVGESKTIMRKISNDESPDSYRKMVEIKDKSKGISLIKAMGSEKKLPHTLDDLHFLPAQVKRIPLNRDVPVDTSTVIGPNSKKPLRVSSPILISGMSFGAVSRNVRLVISKTASKLNIGFNTGEGGVLNEEREISPELMIVQYSTGRYGLDEDLLKSAAGVEIRFGQGAYPGKGSFLPADKITPEVAQIRGLEKGQSAYSPAHHPDINNPEELAQKVNHLREITDGVPIGAKIGCGHVEDDINILAEAGVDFIALDGFGGGTGATDSYVRDNMGIPILAALPRAHEKLKSMGIRRRVSLIAGGGLRDSMDFAKCLALGADAVYIGTAALIAINCQQYRVCNTGLCPTGVATENPQLVKQLDVEEGVDKLSNFLKISTEEIANIARMVGKDDTKLMDKDDLVSLTLEMSKITGVKWLDGRKP; encoded by the coding sequence ATGAAAACCTATTTATATAAGGTTAATGACATCAAAAACACTCCAGAAAACAGAGATAAATGTCATTGTACTTACTGTCCCAGTTACCCCCAAAATTCTGATGATGAAGTTCTCTACTGTAGTACTGGGTCCAGTAAATGTGAAATTTCAGTGGGAGGTTGTATTTGCAACACCTGCCCCCTATATTATGAATATGATCTCAAGGACATCTATTATTGTGATGTGAATGCAGTGGGGGAAAGTAAAACCATCATGCGAAAAATTTCCAATGATGAAAGCCCGGATTCATACAGGAAAATGGTTGAAATCAAGGATAAATCTAAGGGAATCAGTTTGATAAAGGCTATGGGCTCAGAGAAGAAACTTCCCCACACACTAGATGACCTTCATTTTCTACCTGCTCAAGTAAAACGAATACCCCTAAATAGAGATGTTCCAGTAGATACCTCGACTGTAATTGGCCCAAATTCTAAAAAACCTTTAAGAGTTTCTTCACCTATCCTAATTTCTGGAATGAGTTTTGGAGCTGTTTCGCGTAATGTTCGTTTAGTTATCTCTAAAACAGCTTCTAAACTGAATATAGGGTTTAATACAGGTGAAGGTGGAGTTTTAAATGAGGAGAGGGAAATTTCTCCCGAATTGATGATAGTACAATATTCCACTGGGCGGTATGGTTTAGATGAGGATCTCTTAAAGTCTGCTGCCGGTGTGGAGATACGCTTTGGACAGGGAGCATATCCTGGTAAAGGAAGTTTCCTGCCAGCTGATAAAATCACACCTGAAGTGGCACAGATCCGGGGTCTTGAGAAGGGACAATCAGCTTATTCCCCTGCACATCACCCGGATATTAATAATCCTGAAGAATTAGCTCAAAAAGTAAACCACTTAAGGGAAATCACAGATGGAGTTCCAATAGGTGCAAAAATAGGTTGTGGGCATGTTGAAGATGATATAAATATCCTGGCAGAAGCAGGTGTTGATTTCATTGCACTGGATGGTTTTGGTGGTGGTACTGGAGCCACAGATAGCTATGTGAGAGATAATATGGGCATCCCTATACTGGCGGCTTTACCACGTGCCCATGAGAAACTGAAGTCAATGGGTATTCGTAGAAGAGTCAGTCTTATTGCAGGTGGTGGTTTGCGGGATTCAATGGATTTTGCTAAATGTCTGGCCCTGGGTGCTGATGCAGTTTACATAGGTACTGCAGCTCTAATTGCTATTAACTGCCAACAGTACCGGGTCTGCAATACTGGACTTTGTCCCACTGGAGTGGCCACCGAGAATCCTCAATTAGTAAAACAGTTGGACGTGGAAGAGGGCGTAGACAAATTATCAAACTTTCTGAAAATTTCTACAGAAGAAATTGCAAACATTGCCCGTATGGTGGGTAAAGATGATACTAAATTGATGGATAAAGATGATTTAGTGAGTTTAACCCTTGAAATGTCTAAAATAACCGGAGTCAAATGGTTAGATGGACGAAAACCATAA
- a CDS encoding prenyltransferase, with protein sequence MIKTLIKSTRITWASKNANMYLLALTYAYFLGIPINNPLAIMEGLILVSVLWGALYTLNDLTDLEVDRRDRMKQNRAFIENTVDKKFILLFFAIIVSAVFLISLTTLPASFTLILSLMLINQLLYTLPPIRLKETNLAPFFSTATNSVLRLASCAVLLGNVFFIPVSVYLFMYLAGMGTYMMYKSRSKDASLVGIIGASVLLYTLITGEMNLIQFSVAILPSFLAAIPLYLSLFTNKDSMFRLADILYHQVAMVFFILCILVIIF encoded by the coding sequence ATGATCAAAACACTGATTAAGTCCACCCGGATAACCTGGGCTTCGAAAAATGCCAATATGTACCTTCTGGCACTGACTTATGCTTACTTTTTAGGAATACCTATTAATAATCCATTGGCAATTATGGAAGGACTTATACTTGTATCCGTCCTATGGGGTGCTCTATACACACTCAATGATCTCACGGATCTGGAGGTGGACCGCAGGGATAGAATGAAACAAAACCGTGCTTTCATTGAAAATACGGTGGATAAAAAGTTTATTCTACTTTTCTTTGCCATAATTGTCTCAGCAGTTTTTTTGATCTCATTAACAACTCTCCCTGCATCCTTCACATTGATACTTTCTTTGATGCTCATCAATCAACTGCTTTACACTCTTCCACCTATCAGACTAAAAGAAACGAATTTAGCCCCTTTCTTTAGCACTGCAACTAATTCTGTGTTGCGATTAGCTTCCTGTGCCGTGCTGCTGGGCAATGTATTTTTCATTCCAGTTAGTGTATACTTGTTCATGTACCTGGCAGGCATGGGTACCTATATGATGTACAAATCACGTTCAAAAGATGCCAGTCTGGTTGGAATAATCGGGGCATCTGTGCTTCTTTACACACTCATCACTGGTGAGATGAATCTCATACAATTTTCAGTGGCTATTTTACCCTCATTCTTGGCTGCCATTCCATTATATCTTTCTCTTTTCACCAATAAAGATTCTATGTTCCGTTTAGCAGATATATTATACCATCAAGTAGCCATGGTTTTTTTCATCCTCTGTATACTGGTGATTATTTTTTAA
- a CDS encoding NAD(P)/FAD-dependent oxidoreductase, giving the protein MIETDILVIGAGPAGSTAAKHAAIAGSSVILIDKKSEIGSPKRCAEGVSKEGLKKLGIEPSPRWVTKEATGVRMVSPNGTAVNLTEEKVKLPEAGYILERKVFDKYLAMDAGRAGATIMVKTLATGMRREEDQLVVTVESMGEETEIKTKIVIAADGPESRVGRWAGLKTSLKPKNMESCAQFEMANVQMEEPDCIEFHFGSVAPGGYAWIFPKGDDIANVGLGILTTVTDKTAYQHLLEFVKNNPATKNAQPVEINIGGDPVGGLLKKKVTDNVLVTGDAAGMVNPLTGGGIISGMLGGRLAGQVAAQAVADGDYSKKNLEIYEKLCEEELGESFKKYLKAKDYLLSLSDEELDTIAEAFRDSDFETINTAEMVRKLVKISPKALLKLGKLF; this is encoded by the coding sequence ATGATTGAAACTGATATTCTAGTCATTGGCGCTGGTCCAGCTGGCTCAACTGCAGCTAAACACGCTGCAATAGCAGGCTCCAGTGTGATATTAATAGACAAAAAATCAGAGATAGGAAGCCCCAAAAGATGTGCTGAAGGTGTTTCTAAAGAAGGTTTGAAAAAGTTAGGAATAGAACCCTCCCCACGATGGGTAACCAAAGAAGCTACAGGAGTTCGAATGGTATCTCCTAATGGTACTGCAGTCAATTTAACTGAGGAGAAAGTAAAGCTCCCTGAAGCAGGATATATACTGGAACGTAAAGTTTTCGACAAGTACCTGGCCATGGACGCGGGCAGAGCAGGTGCCACAATCATGGTGAAAACCTTAGCTACGGGTATGAGAAGGGAAGAGGATCAGTTAGTTGTTACTGTGGAGAGTATGGGTGAGGAAACAGAGATTAAAACTAAAATTGTAATTGCTGCTGACGGCCCGGAATCCCGGGTTGGTAGATGGGCTGGACTTAAAACTAGCCTTAAACCTAAGAATATGGAATCTTGTGCTCAATTTGAAATGGCAAATGTTCAAATGGAAGAACCAGACTGCATAGAATTCCATTTTGGAAGTGTTGCCCCCGGAGGTTACGCCTGGATTTTCCCTAAAGGAGATGACATAGCAAATGTGGGTTTGGGTATTCTAACCACTGTAACAGATAAAACAGCCTACCAACATCTTCTTGAATTTGTGAAAAACAATCCAGCCACCAAAAATGCCCAACCAGTTGAAATCAATATAGGTGGAGATCCAGTGGGTGGATTACTCAAAAAGAAGGTTACAGATAACGTTCTGGTGACAGGAGACGCTGCAGGAATGGTTAACCCACTAACAGGTGGAGGTATTATCAGCGGCATGTTAGGAGGCCGATTAGCTGGTCAGGTGGCTGCTCAGGCAGTAGCTGACGGAGATTACTCTAAGAAGAATCTGGAGATATACGAGAAACTCTGTGAAGAGGAATTGGGAGAATCATTCAAGAAATACCTCAAAGCCAAGGATTATCTTTTAAGCCTTTCTGATGAAGAATTAGATACCATTGCTGAGGCTTTCAGGGACAGCGACTTTGAAACTATTAACACCGCCGAAATGGTGAGAAAACTGGTTAAAATCTCTCCAAAAGCCCTTTTAAAGCTGGGTAAACTATTCTAA
- a CDS encoding 4Fe-4S binding protein — translation MIVKEWCMYCGECAGVCPRNLIEVREISLNFNEEECKDCKICVKVCPVNALEKRDD, via the coding sequence ATGATTGTTAAGGAATGGTGTATGTACTGTGGGGAATGCGCTGGTGTATGCCCCCGTAATCTCATTGAAGTACGTGAAATCAGCTTGAATTTTAACGAAGAAGAATGTAAAGATTGTAAGATTTGTGTAAAGGTGTGTCCAGTTAATGCATTAGAAAAGAGGGATGATTGA
- a CDS encoding DUF2769 domain-containing protein, whose protein sequence is MEVEFNLENLKECLCDCCPVQNKSQCVLDKMKIMREIAQEDLDSRMMIEEERIPALYCAHGKAKTKDLDSSQDCQCDKCLVWKENNLFSGEPPGYFCKNGQARE, encoded by the coding sequence TTGGAAGTTGAATTCAACCTGGAAAACTTGAAAGAATGTCTTTGTGATTGCTGTCCTGTGCAGAATAAATCTCAATGTGTTCTGGATAAGATGAAAATAATGCGGGAGATTGCACAGGAGGATTTAGACTCCAGGATGATGATAGAAGAAGAGAGAATCCCTGCACTTTACTGTGCTCATGGAAAAGCAAAAACGAAGGATCTGGATTCCAGTCAAGATTGTCAGTGCGATAAATGTTTAGTATGGAAAGAAAACAACCTGTTCAGTGGAGAACCTCCAGGATATTTCTGCAAAAACGGCCAGGCAAGGGAATGA
- a CDS encoding TIGR04165 family Cys-rich peptide: MNLGKLNEKCPECGSKDKTLNRRLDPEHRAFGTSQSLVCSDCGHVFKSIEDEKEKNRKTE; encoded by the coding sequence ATGAATCTTGGAAAATTAAACGAAAAATGTCCTGAGTGTGGTTCTAAGGATAAAACTCTTAACAGGAGATTAGATCCAGAACACCGTGCTTTTGGAACAAGCCAGTCCCTCGTATGCAGTGATTGTGGTCATGTATTTAAATCCATTGAAGATGAAAAAGAAAAAAATAGAAAAACTGAATGA
- a CDS encoding TIGR04083 family peptide-modifying radical SAM enzyme translates to MAFHVMLVPTLGCPSNCKYCWSSEESSPVMTVDIVKEVVEWLKDFREEPVTFTFHGGEPLLAGYDFFKQALPLIAEGLAQLKPAFALQTNLWNLTDELAELFKEYEIPIGSSLDGPEELNDLQRGDGYFKKTMRGYEIAKAHDLQVSFISTFTSYSIQYKEDIFNFFLENGFNLKLHPALPSLRDENPEKWALSPEEYGELLIYLLDQYLENMDRIEVKNIDHLAKCVFIRRGVVCTFVDCMGDTFAVGPDGSIYPCYRFVGMPEYVMGNVRDHPSMEDLSKSDSWKLLHQFKDYVDEECKKCTYIKFCRGGCPYNALKINEKTGKAEISGVDPHCTAYKKIFKEITMRATKEMLGSSMGMVQNTDRDRKSKKGIMSIMLKPS, encoded by the coding sequence ATGGCTTTTCATGTAATGCTGGTTCCCACTTTGGGTTGCCCTTCTAACTGTAAGTATTGCTGGAGTTCTGAGGAAAGTTCCCCAGTAATGACTGTGGATATAGTTAAAGAAGTTGTGGAATGGCTTAAGGACTTTCGAGAGGAACCAGTTACCTTTACTTTCCATGGAGGAGAACCACTCCTGGCCGGCTATGACTTTTTCAAACAAGCACTGCCCTTGATTGCAGAAGGTTTAGCCCAGCTTAAACCTGCCTTTGCCCTTCAGACCAATCTCTGGAATCTTACAGATGAACTGGCAGAATTGTTTAAGGAATATGAAATTCCCATTGGCTCAAGTTTAGATGGTCCGGAGGAGCTGAACGATCTGCAGAGGGGAGATGGATATTTTAAGAAGACTATGCGGGGCTATGAAATTGCCAAAGCCCATGATCTGCAAGTTAGCTTCATTTCCACTTTTACTTCTTACTCTATCCAGTACAAAGAGGATATCTTCAATTTCTTCCTGGAAAATGGTTTTAACCTCAAATTACACCCTGCTTTACCATCATTAAGGGATGAGAACCCTGAAAAGTGGGCTTTATCCCCCGAAGAATATGGGGAACTTTTAATCTACCTCCTGGACCAGTATCTGGAAAACATGGACAGAATTGAGGTGAAAAACATTGACCATCTCGCTAAATGCGTTTTTATCCGAAGGGGAGTTGTTTGCACCTTTGTAGATTGTATGGGTGATACCTTCGCAGTTGGACCAGATGGTAGCATTTATCCCTGTTATCGTTTCGTTGGAATGCCAGAGTACGTTATGGGAAATGTTCGGGATCATCCCAGTATGGAAGATCTCTCTAAATCGGATTCATGGAAGCTTCTTCATCAATTCAAGGATTATGTGGATGAGGAGTGTAAGAAATGCACTTATATCAAATTCTGTCGGGGTGGATGTCCCTACAATGCTCTTAAGATTAATGAAAAGACAGGTAAAGCAGAGATAAGTGGCGTGGACCCCCACTGCACTGCCTATAAAAAGATCTTCAAAGAGATAACCATGCGGGCCACCAAAGAAATGTTAGGTTCCAGTATGGGTATGGTTCAAAATACAGACAGAGATAGAAAATCTAAAAAGGGAATAATGTCTATAATGCTTAAGCCTTCTTAG